The Ailuropoda melanoleuca isolate Jingjing chromosome 9, ASM200744v2, whole genome shotgun sequence genome includes a region encoding these proteins:
- the ABRA gene encoding actin-binding Rho-activating protein: MAPEEKEREEGPAKRALRKVRTATLVINLARGWQQWANENSTRQAQEPTGWQPGGTQDAPQAPKPVIYPTLHQKAQSNPKSLSQKSEGPGDEQSSEEATEVSHIKRKEVTKTIVSKAYERGGDVSHLSHRYEDGDMPGAGQPENDIDRILHSHGSPTRRRKCANLVSELTKGWKEIEQDEPKWRSDSIDTEDSGYGGETEERPEQDGEQMVATRIKRPLPSQANRFTEKLSCKAQRKYSQVDNLKGRWQQWADEHIQSQKLNPFSEEFDYQLAMSTRLHKGDEGYGRPKEGTKTAERAKRAEEHIYREIMDMCFIIRTMARRRRDGKIQVTFGDLFDRYVRISDKVVGILMRARKHGLVDFEGEMLWQGRDDHVVITLLQ, from the exons ATGGctccagaagaaaaggaaagagaggagggccCAGCCAAGCGTGCCCTCCGGAAGGTACGCACAGCCACCCTGGTGATCAACTTGGCCCGAGGTTGGCAGCAGTGGGCAAATGAGAACAGCACCAGGCAGGCCCAAGAGCCCACAGGCTGGCAGCCAGGAGGAACTCAGGATGCACCCCAAGCTCCTAAGCCAGTGATCTACCCCACTCTACACCAGAAAGCTCAGAGCAACCCAAAGTCTCTGTCCCAGAAGTCAGAGGGACCTGGAGATGAACAAAGCTCAGAGGAAGCCACCGAAGTGTCTCATATCAAAAGGAAAGAGGTGACCAAAACAATTGTCAGCAAAGCTTATGAGAGAGGAGGGGATGTGAGTCACCTGAGCCACCGATACGAGGATGGTGACATGCCTGGAGCCGGGCAGCCAGAAAATGACATTGACAGAATCCTCCACAGCCATGGCTCCCCGACACGGAGGAGAAAATGTGCCAACCTGGTATCTGAGCTGACCAAAGGCTGGAAGGAGATAGAACAGGATGAGCCCAAGTGGAGGAGCGACAGCATTGACACAGAGGACAGCGGCTAcggaggggagacagaggagaggccCGAGCAAGATGGCGAGCAGATGGTCGCCACCAGAATCAAACGCCCCTTGCCTTCCCA GGCAAATAGATTCACAGAGAAACTCAGCTGCAAGGCCCAAAGGAAATACAGCCAAGTGGACAACCTGAAAGGGAGATGGCAACAATGGGCTGATGAACACATCCAATCCCAGAAGCTCAATCCTTTCAGTGAGGAATTCGATTATCAGCTGGCCATGTCCACCCGCCTACACAAAGGAGATGAAGGCTACGGCCGTCCCAAGGAGGGAACCAAAACAGCGGAAAGGGCCAAGCGGGCTGAGGAGCACATCTACAGAGAGATCATGGACATGTGCTTCATCATCCGCACCATGGCCCGCCGCAGACGAGACGGCAAGATCCAGGTTACTTTTGGAGATCTCTTTGACAGATATGTTCGTATTTCAGATAAAGTAGTGGGCATTCTCATGCGTGCCAGGAAGCATGGGCTGGTTGACTTCGAAGGAGAGATGTTATGGCAAGGCCGAGATGACCATGTTGTGATTACTCTACTCCAGTGA